Proteins from a genomic interval of Oceanimonas doudoroffii:
- the thiS gene encoding sulfur carrier protein ThiS produces MHIILNDEQHPLTEGTTLAQLLAELEQDKPGVAVALNREVVARSLWAERQLAPNDNITLFHAIAGG; encoded by the coding sequence ATGCATATTATTCTCAACGACGAACAACATCCCCTGACCGAGGGCACCACCCTGGCGCAACTGCTGGCCGAGCTGGAGCAGGACAAGCCCGGGGTGGCGGTGGCGCTTAACCGTGAAGTGGTGGCGCGCAGCCTGTGGGCCGAACGCCAACTGGCCCCCAACGACAACATTACCCTGTTCCACGCCATTGCCGGAGGCTGA
- the thiE gene encoding thiamine phosphate synthase — translation MTKPIVWTIAGSDSGGGAGIQADLHTIHALGGHGCSVISAITAQNSVSVSMVEPVLMQAFTSQLVSLSTDMQAAAIKIGLLPGGLRAEVLARYLKEYRRQWQPWVVLDPVAIASTGQSMAEPNLLPAIKAHLLPEVDLITPNAVELEALSGIAPDSPERLRAGAAALREMGAGAVLVKGGHLGWTGDQSIDFYSDGEREIWLASPRLDTRHGHGTGCTLSSAIATAVAQDYPIEDALVLAKAYVNQGLKAAEAIGAGAGPVAHLGWPTNLDDFPTVVMPGSKLAERLGISGPHPQAAFAAMDTHKLGLYPVVTTVAWLERLLKQGVRTLQLRIKDKADAEVAEDICAAVELGRRYNARLFINDYWRLAIEHGAYGVHLGQEDIEVADLEAIRAAGLKLGLSTHGYYEMLRARELKPSYLALGHIFPTKTKDMPSRPQGLERLHRYVALMQGEFPLVAIGGISKDRVPLVAQTGVGSIALVTAITEAADPDAATRELLHMVEG, via the coding sequence ATGACAAAACCCATCGTCTGGACCATAGCCGGTTCCGACTCGGGCGGCGGGGCCGGCATTCAGGCCGATCTGCACACCATTCATGCACTGGGCGGCCACGGCTGCTCGGTGATCTCCGCCATCACCGCCCAGAATTCGGTATCGGTGTCCATGGTGGAGCCGGTACTGATGCAGGCTTTTACCAGCCAGCTGGTATCCCTCTCCACCGACATGCAGGCCGCCGCCATCAAGATTGGCCTGCTGCCCGGTGGCCTGCGTGCCGAGGTGCTGGCGCGCTACCTCAAGGAATACCGCCGCCAGTGGCAGCCCTGGGTGGTGCTGGATCCGGTGGCCATTGCCAGCACCGGCCAGTCCATGGCCGAGCCCAACCTGCTGCCGGCGATCAAGGCACACCTGCTGCCGGAAGTGGATCTGATCACCCCCAACGCCGTGGAGCTGGAAGCCCTGTCGGGCATCGCGCCCGACTCGCCCGAGCGCCTGCGGGCCGGCGCCGCCGCCCTGCGGGAAATGGGCGCGGGCGCCGTGCTGGTCAAGGGTGGCCACCTCGGCTGGACCGGGGATCAGTCCATCGACTTTTACAGCGACGGCGAGCGGGAAATCTGGCTGGCCAGCCCGCGCCTGGATACTCGGCACGGTCATGGCACCGGCTGCACCCTGTCGTCGGCCATTGCCACCGCCGTGGCCCAGGATTACCCGATTGAAGACGCCCTGGTGTTGGCCAAGGCCTACGTCAACCAGGGCCTGAAAGCCGCCGAAGCCATTGGCGCCGGTGCCGGCCCGGTGGCCCACCTGGGCTGGCCCACCAACCTCGACGACTTCCCCACCGTGGTCATGCCCGGCAGCAAGCTGGCCGAGCGGCTGGGCATCAGTGGTCCGCATCCGCAGGCCGCCTTTGCCGCCATGGACACTCACAAGCTGGGTCTGTACCCGGTGGTGACCACCGTGGCCTGGCTGGAGCGGCTCTTGAAACAAGGTGTTCGCACCCTGCAGTTGCGCATCAAGGACAAGGCCGATGCCGAGGTGGCGGAAGACATTTGCGCCGCCGTCGAGCTGGGCCGGCGTTATAACGCCCGGCTGTTTATCAACGACTACTGGCGGCTGGCCATTGAGCACGGCGCCTACGGCGTGCACCTGGGTCAGGAAGACATCGAAGTCGCGGATCTGGAGGCCATTCGCGCCGCCGGCCTCAAGCTGGGGCTCTCCACCCACGGCTATTACGAAATGCTGCGGGCCCGGGAGCTGAAGCCGTCCTACCTGGCGCTGGGGCATATCTTCCCCACCAAGACCAAGGACATGCCGTCTCGTCCGCAGGGCCTGGAGCGGCTGCACCGCTATGTGGCGCTGATGCAGGGCGAGTTTCCGCTGGTGGCCATTGGCGGCATCAGCAAGGATCGGGTACCGCTGGTGGCACAAACCGGCGTGGGCAGCATTGCCCTGGTTACCGCCATTACCGAGGCGGCCGATCCGGACGCGGCGACCCGGGAACTGCTGCACATGGTGGAGGGCTAA
- a CDS encoding HesA/MoeB/ThiF family protein encodes MLSDSEFMRYSRHLLLEEVGEEGQLKLKNASVLIVGLGGLGSPASQYLAAAGVGTLWLADFDQIEVSNLQRQTLYDTDSLKMAKAEVAREKLQKLNPEVELVAVNQKMDEHSLAGFVGEVDLVLDCTDNMTVRQALNATCYAQGKPLLVGAAIRFEGQLLALDPSRDHGCYRCLYGPEMEERLTCSNAGVIGPVVGTIGLLQALEAIKYLTGTGTVPWGELKLFDAKAHRWHGLRVPKDPACPVCGPKGN; translated from the coding sequence ATGCTCAGCGATAGCGAATTCATGCGATACAGCCGGCACCTGTTGCTGGAAGAGGTGGGTGAGGAAGGCCAACTCAAGCTGAAAAACGCCTCCGTGCTCATCGTCGGTCTGGGCGGGCTGGGCTCGCCCGCCTCCCAGTATCTGGCGGCGGCCGGGGTGGGCACCCTGTGGCTGGCCGACTTCGATCAGATTGAGGTCAGCAACCTGCAACGCCAGACCCTGTATGACACCGACAGCCTGAAAATGGCCAAGGCCGAGGTGGCTCGGGAAAAGCTGCAAAAGCTCAATCCCGAGGTCGAGCTGGTGGCGGTGAATCAGAAGATGGACGAGCACAGCCTGGCCGGCTTTGTGGGTGAGGTGGATCTGGTGCTGGACTGTACCGACAACATGACGGTACGCCAGGCCCTGAACGCCACCTGCTATGCCCAGGGCAAACCCTTGCTGGTGGGCGCGGCCATTCGCTTTGAAGGCCAGCTGCTGGCGCTGGATCCGTCCCGCGACCATGGATGCTATCGCTGCCTGTATGGCCCTGAAATGGAAGAACGGCTGACCTGCAGCAATGCCGGTGTCATTGGCCCCGTGGTGGGCACCATCGGCCTGTTGCAGGCACTGGAAGCCATCAAGTATTTAACCGGCACCGGCACCGTGCCCTGGGGTGAGCTCAAGCTGTTTGACGCCAAGGCCCACCGCTGGCACGGCCTTCGAGTGCCCAAGGATCCGGCCTGTCCGGTATGTGGACCCAAGGGGAACTAA